One region of Chryseobacterium sp. C-71 genomic DNA includes:
- a CDS encoding hemolysin family protein: MDSDIVRLLLALFLVLLNGFFVAAEFSIVKVRYSQIQIKAAEGDSMAKQAEHIIKHLDEYLSATQLGITLASLALGWVGESAMHHVIDNLFHSLNINFSESTVTTISVVISFLIITVMHIVFGELIPKSIAIRKAEATTMATAVPLRVFYTVFKPFIWLMNLMSNGVLRLMKIHPASEQEIHSTEELQLLVKQSADSGEIEEENYEIIKNAFDFTDHSAKQIMVPRQNITSIDFADDLNEIINKIMDSGYSRIPVYENSIDNIIGVFYTKEIIREFVKRKGVLSHEDLSELMRESFFVVGSKKISDLLKIFQQKKQHLAIVIDEFGGTEGIITLEDILEELVGEIQDEEDDEEKLVDKVGPNTFWVKATQPLDEINESLPKKLTVSEESEYNTLAGFILHALEDIPEENQEFDLENYHFKILKMNNKSVEMVELIYNEPNIVDDILDKLGED; the protein is encoded by the coding sequence ATGGACTCTGACATAGTCAGGCTTTTACTAGCCTTGTTTCTTGTTTTATTAAATGGCTTTTTCGTAGCCGCAGAATTTTCAATTGTTAAAGTTCGTTATTCCCAAATTCAGATAAAAGCTGCCGAAGGCGATTCGATGGCTAAACAAGCTGAGCATATTATCAAACATCTTGATGAGTATCTATCTGCCACGCAGTTGGGGATTACATTAGCTTCACTAGCTTTAGGTTGGGTAGGAGAAAGTGCAATGCACCATGTGATTGATAATCTGTTCCATTCACTCAATATTAATTTTAGTGAATCTACGGTTACTACAATTTCGGTGGTGATTAGTTTCCTGATTATCACGGTAATGCATATTGTTTTTGGTGAATTAATTCCTAAATCTATTGCGATCAGAAAAGCAGAAGCTACAACGATGGCAACTGCAGTTCCGTTGAGAGTTTTTTATACGGTTTTCAAACCATTTATCTGGTTGATGAACCTGATGTCAAACGGAGTTTTAAGATTAATGAAAATTCATCCGGCTTCTGAACAGGAAATTCACTCAACAGAAGAACTTCAGCTTTTGGTTAAGCAATCTGCTGACAGTGGAGAAATTGAAGAAGAAAACTATGAAATCATTAAAAATGCATTTGATTTTACAGACCATTCTGCAAAACAAATCATGGTTCCGAGACAGAATATTACCTCAATTGATTTTGCGGATGATTTAAATGAAATCATTAATAAAATCATGGACAGCGGATATTCCAGAATTCCGGTCTACGAAAACTCAATTGATAATATTATTGGGGTCTTTTACACAAAAGAAATCATCAGAGAATTCGTTAAAAGAAAAGGAGTTTTGAGTCATGAAGATTTGAGCGAATTGATGCGGGAGTCTTTCTTTGTGGTTGGAAGCAAGAAAATTTCAGATTTATTGAAAATTTTCCAACAGAAAAAACAGCATTTAGCAATTGTAATTGATGAATTTGGTGGAACTGAAGGAATCATTACACTAGAAGATATTTTGGAAGAATTGGTAGGTGAAATTCAGGATGAAGAAGATGATGAAGAGAAATTGGTTGATAAAGTTGGTCCCAATACTTTTTGGGTAAAAGCAACTCAGCCTTTGGATGAAATTAACGAATCTTTACCTAAAAAACTGACCGTTTCTGAAGAAAGTGAGTACAATACTTTGGCCGGATTTATTCTGCACGCCTTAGAAGATATCCCTGAAGAAAATCAGGAATTTGATTTGGAAAATTATCATTTCAAGATCTTAAAAATGAATAATAAGAGCGTTGAAATGGTAGAATTGATTTATAATGAACCTAATATCGTTGATGATATTTTAGACAAATTAGGAGAAGATTAA